In Naumovozyma castellii chromosome 1, complete genome, one DNA window encodes the following:
- the BET5 gene encoding TRAPP subunit BET5 (ancestral locus Anc_4.345), translating to MGIYSFWIFDKHCNCIFDREWTLTSSSSSGTINSKQNEETAKLLYGMVYSLRSITQKLSKGSIKNDVRSISTGKYRIHTYCTATGVWFVLLTDFKQQSYTQVLQHVYSHIYVKFISNNLFSPYDFADNESEMRGQGTRKITNKNFIDSLNAFLSPMVGQ from the coding sequence ATGGGGATTTATTCATTTTGGATTTTTGACAAACATTGTAACTGCATTTTTGATAGGGAATGGACGCTAACGTCAAGTTCCTCCAGTGGGACAATCAACTCAAAGCAGAATGAGGAAACTGCTAAGTTACTATATGGTATGGTATATTCATTAAGATCAATTACACAGAAGCTTTCAAAGGGTTCCATTAAGAACGACGTGAGGAGCATATCAACGGGGAAATACAGAATCCATACCTATTGCACAGCTACTGGGGTTTGGTTTGTCTTGTTGACAGATTTCAAACAGCAATCGTACACACAGGTCCTACAGCATGTTTATAGCCACATTTATGTCAAATTCATTTCTAATAACTTGTTTTCACCTTATGATTTTGCTGACAACGAGAGTGAGATGAGAGGTCaaggaacaagaaaaataacGAATAAAAACTTCATCGATTCATTAAACGCATTTTTGTCTCCAATGGTGGgtcaataa
- the WAR1 gene encoding War1p (ancestral locus Anc_4.344), which translates to MNGTIADPMGIKDSHLNGNSANFNDPNVTIIEGVEPNDVRRLYPTKMEVNEVGKLKRNTFACVRCHSLKQKCVPSDVNDIYLKPCQRCSRNKQVCKFDLSKRTRKRKPKNSATPSRSPTPLSGLKREPSMGEQSTKLQKTPSPVKPTLMTNQTVLPGIHQSLSDLWGNIGQPTSNSEPHSYNTNSMNTGLPSEVNIENPSSINSNILMNEALREGALQTLNNVPIIYSTDTSPANVPNFPVTGLDSVYRPSAKRSKHSNTHMSHEFKKKLQSLLVYQKGKIFELSTKFTTWSNEWNKMAENSMFLPIVSDPVSVGILSKEEAELRLNLYKSEISEQCRLPFLKIADETTVDQLRSAKPVLFSVIMSSVSVVMSPSQTTRETMMKLDTFVLSLVSNQIFKANNKTVEVIEALLTLCLWYNFLEWSSKTRYHLFNYICCCLTKDLGPTFVNRSFAMFSDEDPCKTKANFKSPLELSKDGARLTIWVYVSSLNISIFLRQSIQSRYHEVTEKACRDIVEVQSQEDGLYDPMEDVMLVLFCKQNHILENIHVYLHEKDEPLGLEDDVEYRDNHIRKLIDKFQEQLNGLFKEIPADRHRVLSFHYSVEAYLHQYKVARYFAKLNEGETKTETLPEEIVEAFTQCYSCCTNSLKEFLKLPPKYIASLPLFHMSRIIYTVGLLLLKLRYSVVAIPSFHPLIPITEDAGPLVTKVTRVLEECSELFPFNNFLYKIQYVVALFSQTYANKVKEVAERHEANDSSNSRKQFNSQLLREPINASKMTDPKLNPITNLRIPIGSDVNNSILNVPGAAMSENDTNEQINSAFTNANVNSNNNANLSNTLTPPLFQPYDKNLSLVSGMKNSPTASSDNLNEYLTDMNSLAWGFNALNDEFWTDLFLDE; encoded by the coding sequence atgaatggaaCCATCGCTGATCCAATGGGTATCAAAGATAGCCATTTGAATGGAAACTCTGCTAATTTTAATGACCCCAATGTTACCATCATTGAAGGTGTCGAACCAAACGATGTAAGGAGGTTATACCCGACAAAAATGGAGGTTAACGAAGTGGGTAAGCTAAAAAGAAACACTTTTGCTTGTGTTCGATGTCATTCATTGAAGCAAAAATGCGTTCCATCAGATGTCAACGATATATACTTAAAACCATGCCAGAGATGCTCAAGAAACAAGCAAGTTTGCAAATTTGACCTTTCtaaaagaacaagaaagagaaaacCTAAAAACTCAGCGACGCCTTCACGGTCTCCTACACCATTGTCAGGCTTAAAGAGAGAGCCTTCTATGGGTGAGCAATCAACTAAGCTACAGAAGACGCCAAGTCCTGTAAAACCTACTTTAATGACTAACCAAACAGTGCTCCCAGGGATCCACCAAAGCTTATCAGACCTATGGGGAAATATAGGCCAACCTACCTCAAATTCTGAACCACACTCATACAATACTAATAGCATGAACACAGGACTCCCCTCTGAGGTCAATATAGAAAATCCCAGTTCCATCAACTCTAATATTCTAATGAACGAAGCATTAAGAGAAGGAGCTTTACaaacattaaataatgttCCTATCATCTACAGTACTGATACATCACCTGCCAACGTTCCTAACTTCCCGGTGACTGGATTAGATTCAGTATACCGACCATCAGCAAAAAGATCTAAACATTCGAACACACACATGAGCCACgaattcaagaagaaacttCAATCATTATTAGTTTATCAAAAAGGAAAGATCTTTGAGCTATCAACTAAATTCACTACATGGTCTAATGAATGGAATAAGATGGCTGAAAATAGTATGTTTTTACCCATAGTCTCAGATCCAGTCTCTGTGGGGATTCTTTCAAAGGAAGAGGCTGAACTACGTTTGAATCTTTACAAGAGCGAAATATCTGAACAATGTAGACTACCGTTCCTTAAGATTGCTGATGAGACCACTGTGGATCAACTACGTTCGGCGAAGCCggttttattttctgttaTAATGTCTAGCGTTTCAGTGGTAATGTCGCCGTCACAAACAACAAGAGAAACTATGATGAAACTGGATACATTTGTATTAAGTCTCGTAAGcaatcaaatattcaaagcTAATAATAAAACTGTAGAAGTTATTGAGGCGTTATTAACATTATGCCTGTGGTATAACTTCCTAGAATGGTCCAGCAAGACAAGGTATCATCTCTTCAAttatatttgttgttgtttgaCGAAGGATCTAGGTCCAACCTTTGTCAATAGATCATTTGCTATGTTTAGTGACGAAGATCCTTGTAAAACTAAGGCTAACTTTAAAAGTCCACTTGAATTAAGTAAAGATGGCGCAAGGTTAACTATTTGGGTTTATGTTTCGTCTTTGAATATATCGATCTTCCTGAGACAATCAATACAGTCAAGGTACCATGAAGTGACCGAAAAGGCCTGCAGAGATATAGTAGAAGTACAATCTCAAGAGGATGGATTGTATGACCCAATGGAGGATGTAATGTTAGTGTTGTTTTGCAAACAGAATCATATActggaaaatattcatgTCTATTTACATGAAAAGGATGAACCTCTTGGATTAGAAGATGATGTAGAATATAGAGATAACCATATTAGGAAATTGATCGATAAATTCCAAGAGCAACTAAACGGActttttaaagaaataccaGCTGATCGTCACAGAGTGCTTTCTTTCCATTACTCTGTCGAAGCGTACCTCCACCAATACAAAGTGGCAAGATATTTTGCTAAACTCAATGAGGGAGAAACGAAGACAGAAACTTTACCAGAGGAGATCGTCGAAGCATTTACCCAATGTTATTCCTGTTGCACAAATTCTCTAAAGGAATTTTTGAAGTTGCCACCCAAATATATTGCATCACTACCATTGTTTCATATGTCAAGAATTATATACACAGTTGGtttgttattattgaagtTACGTTACTCTGTTGTTGCTATTCCTTCGTTCCATCCCTTAATACCCATAACTGAAGATGCAGGTCCTTTAGTAACAAAAGTTACCCGTGTTCTAGAAGAGTGCTCTGAATTATTCCcgttcaataatttcttataCAAAATCCAATATGTGGTGGCCCTATTTTCTCAAACATATGCGAACAAAGTAAAAGAAGTAGCTGAGCGTCACGAAGCTAATGACAGTTCGAATTCTAGAAAGCAATTTAATTCACAGTTGCTAAGGGAACCAATTAACGCTTCCAAAATGACTGATCCTAAATTGAATCCTATTACTAATCTACGGATTCCAATAGGAAGTGATGTAAATAATTCTATCCTTAATGTTCCTGGGGCAGCAATGTCTGAAAATGACACCAATGAACAAATAAACTCCGCATTCACTAATGCCAACGTcaattctaataataatgcaaACCTAAGTAATACTTTAACACCACCTTTGTTCCAACCCTATGACAAGAACCTCTCATTGGTTTCaggaatgaaaaattctcCCACAGCATCTAGCGATAATCTAAACGAATACTTGACAGATATGAATTCATTAGCGTGGGGGTTTAACGCActtaatgatgaattttgGACAGATCTTTTTCTCGATGAGTAA
- the DUS1 gene encoding tRNA dihydrouridine synthase (ancestral locus Anc_4.350), translating to MSKNTMKLQGRQLFEKIGKPTKIVAPMVDQSELAWRILSRKYGATLAYTPMFHAKLFATSDKYRNDMWCSLDGDPTTDRPLVVQFCANDPEYLLTAAKLVQDKCDAVDLNLGCPQGIARKGHYGSFLMEEWDLIHKLIKTLHDNLDVPVTAKIRVFPEREKTLDYAKMVLDAGAQFLTVHGRLREMKGQKTGLADWDIIRYLRDNLPRDTVFFANGNILYPDDISRCMNEIHCDAVMSAEGNLYNPGVFNGDEEMDVDANKDKIFPRVDKVIREYFEIVKHCEGSQASRIAMKSHFFKILRPFLPQHTDIRSELSKMNAKIPFEEWDTKVVKPVEDVVARIFEEQDIEEKDRIIVGPKELWGGHYKTVPYWRCQPYFRPVNGVTADKRVVQALENKINEQSLNSDDNEKKRKAENELEMPAGKELKV from the coding sequence ATGAGCAAGAATACCATGAAACTGCAGGGAAGACAgctttttgaaaagatagGTAAACCAACCAAGATTGTGGCGCCAATGGTGGATCAATCTGAATTAGCATGGAGAATCCTCTCGAGAAAGTATGGTGCAACGTTAGCATATACACCAATGTTCCATGCCAAATTATTTGCTACCTCAGATAAATACAGAAATGATATGTGGTGCTCTCTGGATGGTGATCCAACTACTGATCGACCACTGGTGGTGCAATTTTGTGCTAATGATCctgaatatttattgacAGCTGCTAAGTTAGTCCAAGATAAATGTGATGCTGTGGATTTAAATTTGGGATGTCCTCAAGGGATTGCTAGAAAGGGACACTATGGATCATTTTTAATGGAAGAATGGGACCTCATTcataaattaattaaaacTTTACATGACAACCTAGATGTTCCAGTGACAGCAAAGATTCGTGTGTTCCCTGAACGTGAGAAAACTTTGGATTATGCCAAGATGGTTCTTGATGCTGGTGCTCAATTTTTAACTGTCCATGGGAGGCTAAGGGAGATGAAAGGCCAGAAGACCGGATTAGCTGATTGGGATATTATCAGATACTTGCGAGATAATTTACCGAGGGATACCGTCTTTTTTGCTAATGGTAATATATTATACCCAGATGATATAAGTAGATGCATGAATGAAATCCATTGTGATGCTGTGATGAGCGCTGAGGGAAATTTATATAACCCCGGTGTCTTCAATGGTGATGAAGAGATGGATGTTGATGCGAATAAGGATAAGATATTCCCACGTGTAGATAAAGTTATaagagaatattttgagatTGTTAAACATTGTGAAGGGTCTCAAGCTTCCAGGATTGCAATGAAATCACATTTCTTTAAGATTCTTCGACCTTTCCTCCCACAACACACCGATATAAGATCAGAACTATCGAAGATGAATGCAAAAATACCATTTGAAGAATGGGATACCAAAGTGGTGAAACCTGTGGAGGATGTAGTTGCAAGAATATTTGAGGAGCAGgacattgaagaaaaggacaGGATAATTGTTGGTCCTAAAGAACTTTGGGGTGGTCATTATAAAACCGTTCCTTATTGGAGATGTCAGCCCTATTTTAGACCTGTTAACGGAGTTACAGCTGATAAGAGAGTTGTACAAGCCTTGGAAAATAAGATAAATGAGCAATCTCTAAATagtgatgataatgaaaaaaagagGAAGgcagaaaatgaattagagATGCCAGCCggtaaagaattaaaagTATGA
- the CFF1 gene encoding Cff1p (ancestral locus Anc_4.349) produces the protein MDKKLLESPTIDSAPDAAIELAAFVKVPAIEPPTVLKQIIDDWQLIKHPEGGYFKETDRSPFIMEVSDKSNVDTMVKRNYSTLIYYLLTPDSPIGKIHKNVNRITHILQRGKGQYVLIYPDGRIKSFKVGFDYAAGEVSQWVVPGGVYKASFLVPNEEFSNGLLISEVVVPGFDFEDHKFMTGGYAEMVELVGKDNASKLKFLL, from the coding sequence ATGGATAAGAAACTTTTAGAGTCACCTACAATTGATTCCGCACCAGATGCAGCCATTGAACTTGCAGCCTTCGTTAAAGTTCCAGCCATTGAGCCTCCAACTGTACTAAAGCAAATAATCGATGATTGGCAGTTAATTAAGCATCCAGAAGGAGGCTATTTCAAAGAGACTGATAGATCTCCTTTTATCATGGAGGTATCTGACAAATCCAATGTAGATACTATGGTAAAGAGGAATTACTCGACGCTGATTTACTATCTGCTAACACCAGACTCACCAATCGGAAAGATCCATAAGAACGTAAACCGTATAACACATATTTTGCAACGTGGAAAGGGACAATATGTCTTGATTTATCCAGATGGAAGAATCAAATCCTTTAAAGTTGGATTTGATTATGCTGCCGGTGAAGTTTCCCAATGGGTTGTCCCTGGGGGAGTTTATAAGGCCAGTTTCTTAGTTccaaatgaagaattctCTAATGGGTTATTAATCAGCGAAGTTGTTGTTCCTGGATTTGACTTTGAAGATCACAAGTTCATGACCGGCGGCTATGCTGAGATGGTGGAACTTGTAGGTAAGGATAACGCCTCAAAACTcaagtttcttctttga
- the ENT3 gene encoding Ent3p (ancestral locus Anc_4.346) — translation MSLEDTLSNLTIYDAKKYFRKAQNVVFNYTEMEGKVREATNNEPWGASSTLMEQIAQGTYNIREREEILSMIFRRFTEKTGSEWRQIYKALQLLDYLIKHGSEKFIDDVRSSVAVLKLLQTFHYIDAEGRDQGINVRNRVTTLIELLRDDNSIRQERKKARETAKKYKGVAGGSAAMGANPRAGFNASGSQGISVSADFDSDEDEDADWRSTGQSSSGHFRDQSSEPVTGDNSEPALFGDENADSGFRDSTSRSSNLAVNNGDDDDDDDEFAEFQVAVPVVSQNKPQQQQPTSLFDLDMQGSTIPTTPATNVNNYNPANGVIPAIAAEPKKSDPFSSLFASAKTTSSSEVKVSQPRIAKDIKTQQTNGNKNDEEDDDFFGDLVSSAGPQSKTTSPPPSSSANNNVTQNTQSQTQSNEIDLLDF, via the coding sequence ATGAGTTTGGAAGATACTTTGAGCAACTTGACTATTTATGACGCCAAGAAGTATTTCAGAAAGGCCCAAAATGTGGTATTTAATTACACTGAAATGGAGGGTAAAGTCAGGGAAGCTACCAATAATGAACCATGGGGTGCGTCATCTACTTTGATGGAACAGATTGCACAAGGAACATACAATATTAGAGAAAGGGAGGAGATATTAAGTATGATCTTTAGAAGATTTACCGAGAAGACTGGAAGTGAATGGAGACAGATTTACAAAGCTTTGCAATTGCTGGACTATTTAATAAAGCATGgatctgaaaaatttattgatgatgttaGATCAAGTGTTGctgttttgaaattattacaaaCTTTCCATTACATTGATGCAGAGGGAAGAGATCAAGGTATTAATGTTAGAAACAGAGTTACTACTTTAATTGAGTTACTTAGAGATGATAATAGTATTCGTCAGGAAAGGAAAAAAGCAAGAGAAACCGCCAAGAAATATAAAGGTGTTGCTGGAGGTTCAGCTGCTATGGGAGCCAACCCTAGAGCAGGTTTCAATGCCTCTGGTTCTCAGGGAATAAGTGTTAGTGCTGACTTTGATTCtgatgaggatgaggatgCTGATTGGAGATCAACAGGCCAGTCATCATCAGGCCATTTTAGAGATCAAAGCTCTGAACCTGTGACAGGTGATAATTCTGAACCAGCCTTATTTGGTGATGAGAATGCAGATTCAGGATTCAGAGATAGTACGTCAAGAAGTAGTAACTTGGCAGTAAATAATGGAGATGacgacgatgatgatgatgaatttgcCGAATTCCAAGTTGCAGTTCCCGTGGTTTCACAAAATAAGCCCCAACAGCAGCAACCCACATCCTTATTTGACCTCGATATGCAAGGATCTACAATACCAACAACACCCGCCACTAACGTGAATAATTATAATCCTGCTAATGGTGTGATACCTGCCATTGCTGCGGAACCTAAGAAGTCTGATCCATTTAGTTCACTATTTGCTAGTGCCAAAACTACTTCTAGTTCTGAAGTCAAAGTATCTCAGCCTAGGATAGCGAAGGATATTAAAACGCAGCAAACGAATGGCAATaagaatgatgaagaggacGATGACTTTTTTGGCGATTTAGTATCGTCCGCTGGTCCACAATCCAAGACAACTAGCCCACCACCATCATCGAGCgccaataataatgttacGCAAAACACTCAATCCCAAACTCAATCAAACGAAATTGATTTGTTGGACTTCTAG
- the CPR3 gene encoding peptidylprolyl isomerase CPR3 (ancestral locus Anc_4.347), which yields MFKNSLLSQTRLFSSTASKFGTKVFFKTNLGKIEFELYDSIVPKTTENFRALCTGEKGFGYKNTPFHRIIPQFMLQGGDTDHMKGFGGKSIYGAKFPDENFQVKHTKPGLLSMANAGPNTNGSQFFITTVACPWLDGKHVVFGEVTGGMDVVKKIEACGSQSGQPTKEVIIEDAGEV from the coding sequence ATGTTTAAAAACTCCCTTCTGTCACAAACACGTCTTTTCTCCTCCACTGCATCCAAATTCGGTACCAAAGTGTTTTTTAAGACCAATTTAGGTAAAATTGAATTCGAGTTGTACGATTCCATTGTCCCAAAGACAACAGAAAACTTCAGAGCCTTATGTACAGGTGAGAAGGGTTTCGGTTACAAAAATACCCCATTTCATAGAATCATTCCTCAATTCATGCTTCAAGGTGGTGATACCGATCACATGAAAGGATTCGGTGGTAAATCTATCTATGGTGCTAAATTCCCAGATGAGAATTTCCAAGTGAAACATACTAAACCAGGTTTGTTGTCTATGGCTAATGCTGGTCCAAACACCAACGGATCTCAATTCTTTATCACTACTGTTGCTTGTCCTTGGTTAGATGGGAAACATGTTGTCTTTGGTGAAGTTACGGGCGGTATGGATGTTGTTAAGAAGATTGAAGCATGTGGCTCTCAATCTGGTCAACCAACAAAGGAGGTTATCATTGAAGACGCTGGTGAAGTTTAG